CGGCTTCCTTTAGGTACTTGATTCCGCTTTGCACTTGCGGGGCGCGGAGCGCGGGCGTGAACATCCGGCCGATTTTCTCGGCGGGGGTGTTTGCGGGGAGGAGCGGCAACAGGTCGCGCAAAACGGGGTAGTACCACTTCGAAAAGAACTTGAGGGCGGAATCCTGGAGTTCGTATTCCTGCTTGTTGGCGCGTACGGCGAGGAGTTTCTTGAGCAGGTTTTCGCGCTCGTCCACGTTTTTTTCGTTGCCGAAGCGGACTAGCGTCAGAAAGTATTCGGTTTCTTCGTCGGAAAGCCCCCAGGCTTTGGCGAGTGTCTTTGCGTTTGCGGTAGAAAGCGGGCGGGATCCGTCCAGAATGCGGTTGAAAAAGGCGGAACCCGAGACTCCGGCGCTTTCTTGAATGGAACGGATGGACTGCCCTCTGGATTGCAATGCCTCCACAACGGCCCGGATATAATCCCGGTAATCAAAGTACATAAATACACTA
This genomic stretch from Fibrobacter sp. UWH4 harbors:
- a CDS encoding TIGR02147 family protein; amino-acid sequence: MKNVSTISVFMYFDYRDYIRAVVEALQSRGQSIRSIQESAGVSGSAFFNRILDGSRPLSTANAKTLAKAWGLSDEETEYFLTLVRFGNEKNVDERENLLKKLLAVRANKQEYELQDSALKFFSKWYYPVLRDLLPLLPANTPAEKIGRMFTPALRAPQVQSGIKYLKEAGFVSLNDNGTYHVEQPIISTPPRVRSTILRKYHLKNLEVNSEIYDLFSSDDRSITSVTCSLSKESFEKVREEIAKLREKILAMSREEKNPDRVCHIGFQLVNRAKVKEGK